From a single Lewinella sp. LCG006 genomic region:
- a CDS encoding flavin reductase family protein, with the protein MHFSTADFPKMEKFFRRNFFNTLPGPRGLHLIGTKSHRGVENLGLFSSVVHIGATPPLLGFIMRPLTVPRQTYHHMKAQGFFTLNTVDEAILAAAHQSSANYPLETSEFKAVGLTPQYGDLHPAPYVQESKIKIGLELVEEHHIQANDTLFLVGKIVEVIVPDEVVAESGHVEHQVLGTLSVAGLDTYYKTEQIARLNYPRP; encoded by the coding sequence ATGCACTTTAGCACTGCCGATTTTCCTAAGATGGAAAAATTTTTCCGGCGTAATTTTTTCAATACGCTTCCCGGCCCACGCGGCTTGCACCTGATCGGTACCAAAAGTCATCGCGGGGTGGAAAACCTGGGATTATTTAGCTCAGTGGTTCACATTGGAGCCACACCTCCCCTTCTGGGGTTTATCATGCGCCCCCTGACGGTACCGCGGCAAACTTACCACCACATGAAAGCGCAGGGATTCTTTACACTCAACACCGTAGATGAAGCAATACTGGCGGCTGCTCACCAAAGTTCTGCCAATTATCCATTAGAGACCTCGGAATTTAAAGCTGTTGGGCTCACGCCCCAATATGGCGACCTTCATCCAGCACCTTACGTGCAAGAAAGCAAAATAAAAATTGGGTTAGAATTGGTAGAAGAACACCATATCCAGGCCAATGACACCTTGTTTCTAGTAGGAAAAATAGTAGAGGTTATCGTACCCGACGAGGTAGTAGCAGAAAGTGGACACGTAGAACATCAAGTGTTGGGAACACTGAGTGTGGCTGGACTCGACACTTATTATAAAACAGAACAGATCGCAAGATTAAACTATCCTAGACCCTAA
- a CDS encoding Bax inhibitor-1/YccA family protein encodes MKRRGMFSSSSNPMFREKTLQRAAQNTLDGDFIQTAGQRMTVSGAVNKSLILGAIMLLTATIGFTYASPLFMWGGAILGLVTVLAASFKPEWSTFLAPLYAALEGFFVGSVSMIYAAAFFPGIIFQAVTLTMAVFFVMLFVYKMGIIKVSEKFRSGVIMATGAIFLVYIVNFALSFFGINLPFLHEGGMIGIGISLVIIGVASMNLLLDFDNFDKGEKFGAPAYYEWFFAMGLLVTLVWLYIEILRLLSILSSSD; translated from the coding sequence ATGAAAAGAAGAGGAATGTTTTCGTCTTCCAGCAACCCGATGTTTCGGGAGAAAACGCTACAACGCGCAGCTCAGAACACATTGGATGGAGACTTTATTCAGACGGCCGGACAACGGATGACCGTTAGCGGAGCAGTAAATAAATCATTGATCCTGGGGGCTATCATGCTGCTTACGGCTACCATAGGTTTTACCTACGCCAGCCCCTTATTCATGTGGGGAGGTGCAATCCTGGGATTGGTGACCGTCCTGGCAGCAAGCTTTAAGCCGGAATGGTCAACCTTTTTAGCACCGCTTTACGCGGCCCTCGAAGGATTTTTCGTTGGTTCGGTTTCTATGATCTACGCAGCAGCGTTCTTCCCTGGGATTATCTTCCAGGCGGTTACGCTCACCATGGCCGTATTCTTTGTCATGCTTTTTGTTTACAAAATGGGCATCATCAAGGTATCAGAGAAGTTTCGTAGCGGGGTGATCATGGCTACCGGGGCTATTTTCCTGGTTTATATCGTCAATTTTGCCCTTTCTTTCTTTGGTATCAACTTGCCCTTTTTGCATGAAGGTGGCATGATCGGTATCGGTATCAGCTTGGTGATCATTGGCGTAGCCTCTATGAACCTACTGCTGGACTTTGATAATTTCGATAAAGGAGAGAAATTCGGAGCACCTGCTTATTACGAGTGGTTCTTCGCAATGGGCTTACTGGTAACGCTGGTATGGCTCTATATTGAAATCCTTCGCTTGTTGTCTATTCTTTCGTCAAGCGATTAA
- the radA gene encoding DNA repair protein RadA produces the protein MAKVKTVFFCRNCGSESPKWEGQCRQCGEWNTLVEEKISKTNAREEQTQSWRKDTKRTGPRPVPLPEIQAGEIERLVSPDQELNRVLGGGIVPGSIVLFGGQPGIGKSTLLLQLALGVNAKVLYVSGEESEQQIKLRAERLGGNMNNCFILTETNTQKVLNHALELQPKLIVADSIQTLSSPNVDSMPGTVSQVRECAAELQRFAKETNIPVFLIGHITKEGSIAGPKLLEHIVDTVLQFEGDRNYSYRILRTLKNRFGSTDEMGIYEMQTQGLREVSNPSELLLSQKDEELSGSSIAATMEGLRPMLIETQALVSTAVYGTPQRTATGFDLRRLSMLLAVLEKRAGFALGQQDVFLNIAGGIRVDDPAIDLSIIAAIMSSYEDVAIPTDVCFAGEVGLSGEIRAVNRIEQRIQEADRLGFKEIFISRYNTKGLDTERYGIKVYTIGKLEELYKALFV, from the coding sequence TTGGCTAAAGTTAAAACAGTTTTCTTTTGTCGGAATTGCGGTAGTGAATCGCCCAAGTGGGAAGGTCAGTGCCGCCAATGTGGAGAATGGAATACCCTGGTAGAAGAAAAAATCTCAAAAACCAATGCCCGCGAAGAGCAGACCCAAAGCTGGCGAAAAGACACCAAACGCACTGGTCCCCGGCCCGTGCCTCTGCCTGAAATCCAGGCAGGAGAAATAGAGCGCCTCGTAAGCCCTGACCAAGAACTCAACCGCGTTCTCGGTGGGGGTATCGTTCCTGGGTCCATCGTCCTGTTTGGCGGCCAGCCGGGAATTGGTAAGTCGACGCTTTTACTACAACTCGCGCTAGGGGTAAACGCTAAAGTCCTCTACGTGAGCGGGGAGGAAAGTGAGCAACAAATCAAGTTGCGGGCCGAACGTTTGGGTGGTAATATGAACAACTGTTTTATCCTGACCGAGACGAACACTCAAAAGGTACTGAACCACGCCTTGGAATTGCAGCCCAAATTAATTGTTGCCGACTCGATCCAGACCCTCTCCTCGCCCAATGTAGACAGCATGCCAGGTACCGTAAGTCAGGTGCGGGAATGTGCTGCTGAGCTGCAACGCTTTGCCAAAGAAACCAATATCCCGGTCTTCCTCATCGGGCACATCACTAAGGAAGGGAGTATTGCCGGCCCTAAATTATTGGAGCACATTGTAGACACGGTCCTCCAGTTTGAAGGTGATCGCAACTATTCCTACCGCATTTTGCGGACGCTCAAAAACCGCTTTGGTTCAACGGATGAGATGGGGATTTACGAAATGCAGACACAGGGATTGCGCGAAGTTTCCAACCCTTCAGAATTGCTGCTTTCACAAAAAGACGAAGAGCTTTCGGGAAGTTCTATTGCGGCGACCATGGAGGGTTTAAGACCCATGCTTATTGAAACCCAGGCCTTGGTAAGTACTGCTGTTTATGGTACGCCTCAACGAACAGCCACTGGTTTTGACTTGAGACGATTGAGCATGTTATTGGCTGTTTTGGAAAAAAGAGCGGGTTTTGCCCTGGGGCAACAAGATGTCTTTCTCAATATCGCCGGAGGCATCCGTGTTGATGACCCAGCTATTGATTTGAGCATCATCGCCGCCATCATGTCGAGCTATGAAGATGTGGCCATTCCTACCGATGTTTGCTTTGCCGGAGAAGTAGGTTTATCAGGAGAGATTCGGGCTGTCAATAGAATCGAACAACGCATTCAGGAAGCTGATCGTCTTGGATTTAAAGAGATTTTTATTTCTCGTTACAACACCAAGGGGCTGGATACGGAGCGGTATGGTATCAAGGTTTACACTATTGGGAAGTTGGAGGAACTGTATAAAGCGCTCTTTGTGTAA
- a CDS encoding RNA polymerase sigma factor, which translates to MSNNSQTLLINDQEILQFLQSNRSNEQDEGLRALYQLHYGMIEQLVLRNNGEREDAADIFQDGLVALFHKSRQTGFVLTASLKTLLYAICRNLWLMKLRKKKRETPLTDVHQETVSLDAGILDLLEDNDRNQLIAQGLQQLGSDCQKVLQLYYFERSKMKDIADTMGYAGEQVAKNKKSRCLRKLREWVLAQPVAKEVWG; encoded by the coding sequence TTGAGCAATAATAGTCAAACCCTGTTGATCAACGACCAAGAAATACTGCAGTTTTTACAATCCAATCGCAGCAATGAGCAAGACGAAGGGTTGCGGGCATTGTATCAGTTGCACTACGGTATGATTGAGCAACTGGTGCTGCGTAATAACGGCGAGCGAGAAGACGCAGCGGATATTTTCCAAGACGGCTTGGTGGCGCTTTTTCATAAGAGTCGACAAACGGGTTTTGTCCTTACTGCCAGTTTGAAAACCCTATTGTATGCTATCTGTCGAAATCTTTGGTTGATGAAGCTACGGAAAAAGAAAAGAGAAACACCCCTGACGGATGTTCACCAGGAAACCGTAAGTCTGGATGCTGGCATTCTCGACCTTCTGGAAGATAACGACCGGAACCAACTCATAGCTCAAGGATTACAGCAGCTAGGTAGTGACTGCCAAAAGGTATTGCAGCTTTACTATTTTGAGCGATCTAAAATGAAGGATATTGCCGATACCATGGGCTACGCTGGAGAACAGGTTGCGAAAAACAAAAAATCCCGTTGCCTTCGAAAATTACGGGAATGGGTTTTGGCCCAACCAGTGGCGAAGGAGGTTTGGGGGTAG
- a CDS encoding tetratricopeptide repeat protein, producing the protein MSEKEDHYWDEIDDFLDGHLDRQAHEAFQQRLANEPELAKDTLFQQEMRQGIAYGSQDDLRSRLQMIHEETVGQQTARIAPIGRQLWLRWSAAAALLIGALGILFWLQQKPSPEQLFAANYEVYQLDATTRGAEENEQHSKALKAYQQKDYTIAIEQLSNILQNDSENPTLQLALAISYWENGQPQQAQSAIKTLFNHPLLKGQAYWYAALFALAEAKPEAAASYLEKVPSDSGPLSVKAVKLLKQLKK; encoded by the coding sequence ATGAGTGAAAAAGAAGATCATTATTGGGATGAGATAGATGATTTCCTGGATGGACACCTGGATCGACAGGCGCACGAAGCGTTCCAGCAGCGGTTGGCTAACGAGCCGGAGTTGGCCAAAGACACCCTATTTCAACAAGAAATGCGGCAGGGCATTGCCTACGGAAGCCAGGACGATCTGAGGAGTCGTTTACAAATGATTCACGAGGAAACGGTAGGGCAACAAACAGCCAGGATAGCCCCTATTGGCCGACAACTTTGGTTGCGGTGGAGTGCGGCTGCCGCCTTGCTGATAGGCGCACTGGGCATCCTCTTTTGGTTGCAACAAAAACCAAGCCCGGAACAGCTGTTTGCCGCCAACTATGAAGTGTACCAACTGGATGCCACCACCCGAGGTGCAGAAGAAAATGAGCAGCATAGCAAAGCCCTAAAAGCCTATCAACAAAAGGATTATACTATCGCCATCGAGCAATTGAGTAATATTCTGCAAAATGATTCGGAAAACCCTACCCTACAATTAGCCTTGGCCATCAGTTATTGGGAAAATGGCCAGCCTCAGCAAGCACAATCCGCCATCAAAACGCTTTTCAATCATCCGCTCCTCAAAGGTCAAGCCTACTGGTATGCGGCTTTATTTGCCCTTGCGGAAGCCAAGCCTGAGGCTGCTGCCAGCTACCTGGAGAAAGTTCCCTCAGATAGTGGTCCGTTGTCTGTAAAAGCGGTTAAATTATTGAAGCAACTAAAAAAATAA
- a CDS encoding fatty acid hydroxylase, with amino-acid sequence MSTLIYLAIILVTILTMEFVAWFAHKYVMHGFLWTWHEDHHQPHPDDEGFFEKNDLFFLVFAIPSAASYIIGLNVENLFWLTFVGIGISIYGLIYFLIHDVYIHQRFKWFRQLDNRYSRAILRAHGAHHANREKEAGESFGLLIVNSKYFRKRKKVEA; translated from the coding sequence ATGAGTACACTCATTTATCTTGCGATTATCCTGGTTACCATCCTCACGATGGAGTTTGTTGCTTGGTTTGCCCACAAGTACGTGATGCATGGATTTTTGTGGACCTGGCACGAAGATCACCACCAGCCACATCCGGACGATGAAGGTTTTTTTGAAAAAAATGACCTATTCTTTCTCGTCTTCGCCATTCCCAGTGCGGCCAGTTATATCATTGGGCTTAATGTAGAAAACCTCTTCTGGCTTACGTTTGTAGGCATAGGAATTTCCATTTACGGGTTAATCTACTTTCTTATCCACGACGTATATATTCATCAGCGTTTCAAGTGGTTTCGCCAGTTGGACAACCGTTACAGTAGAGCGATCCTGCGAGCACACGGTGCACATCACGCCAATCGCGAAAAGGAGGCCGGAGAATCTTTTGGCCTACTGATAGTCAACAGCAAATATTTTCGTAAGCGTAAAAAAGTAGAAGCTTAG
- a CDS encoding CotH kinase family protein codes for MKHSLTLLLVIFFCSLGNSQIDFYQTDKIQKIEINFKADNWKYLLDSLRFNGEELLTGDIRVNGKPLNEVGIRYRDGRSFTPNGNRNGLFLDLGTKDYQGHHIINLSSALRDPSLVREVLASEIARTYFDAPAANFAQVTINGAPYGLFVNVEAVEEGYLKNRFGDASGALASPTEEPQTIVAEGCNRNVFGSLQYEKSFTCVEANWKSLQGNLGLVQELSSSLNHDPANLNKILDVDATLWMLAFNNLLVNLNSYSGQYASNYYLYQPKDGKITPILGELNLAFGSYKNDGINSSDLSTTDLLTLSPTLHKGNEQRPLISILLADELNHKQYLAHFRTILVEWVMSGKLENRAKALQAMISEARHNDPGQYYTPVEFNQSLTEVIGKRSRIPGLVDFMDKRAGWLESQEVYTFLPPAISKVGVEGRERFSSTQLDEFRIHATVEDYPKNVYLYYRFNENEAFKMVPMSNDGEHYDGQANDNIFGVVIKPTEGQDRIQYYLMAENVKTVSFSPSHYNFEQYKTSLREVNQ; via the coding sequence ATGAAGCACAGTCTTACCCTACTCCTCGTTATCTTCTTTTGCAGTTTGGGCAATAGTCAAATAGACTTCTACCAAACCGATAAAATCCAAAAAATTGAAATCAATTTCAAAGCCGACAATTGGAAATACCTACTGGATTCCCTCCGCTTCAACGGAGAAGAGCTCCTCACGGGCGATATTCGAGTAAACGGCAAACCACTTAACGAGGTAGGAATTCGGTACCGAGACGGACGCTCCTTTACCCCTAACGGGAATCGGAACGGACTCTTCCTTGACCTTGGCACGAAGGACTACCAGGGCCACCACATCATCAACCTGTCCAGCGCCCTCAGGGACCCCTCATTGGTCAGAGAAGTATTAGCAAGTGAAATTGCTCGTACGTACTTTGATGCACCAGCGGCCAATTTCGCACAGGTGACCATCAATGGTGCTCCCTACGGGTTGTTCGTCAATGTGGAAGCCGTTGAAGAAGGCTATCTCAAAAATCGCTTTGGAGATGCCAGTGGTGCTTTAGCATCCCCTACAGAAGAACCCCAGACCATTGTTGCGGAAGGCTGTAACCGCAATGTCTTTGGTTCTTTACAATACGAAAAATCCTTCACTTGCGTGGAAGCCAATTGGAAATCCTTACAAGGCAACCTCGGCCTGGTGCAAGAGTTGTCCTCTTCCCTGAACCATGATCCTGCTAACCTGAACAAAATTCTGGATGTAGATGCAACGCTGTGGATGCTGGCGTTTAACAACCTCTTGGTTAATTTGAATTCCTACTCTGGGCAGTATGCCAGCAACTATTACTTGTACCAACCTAAAGATGGTAAGATTACGCCTATTTTGGGGGAATTGAACCTCGCCTTTGGGAGCTACAAAAATGATGGTATCAATTCATCAGACCTGAGTACCACCGATTTATTGACCCTCTCTCCTACCCTGCACAAGGGTAATGAGCAGCGGCCATTAATCAGCATATTGCTGGCTGACGAGTTGAATCACAAGCAGTACCTCGCTCATTTCCGTACCATTCTGGTAGAATGGGTGATGAGTGGCAAACTGGAGAACCGGGCGAAGGCCCTACAAGCTATGATTAGCGAAGCACGACACAATGATCCCGGCCAGTATTACACCCCTGTCGAATTTAACCAAAGCCTAACCGAAGTCATTGGCAAGCGTAGCCGTATTCCTGGCCTCGTTGATTTTATGGACAAGAGAGCTGGTTGGCTGGAGAGCCAAGAGGTCTATACTTTCCTTCCTCCTGCGATCAGTAAAGTTGGTGTTGAAGGTCGCGAACGCTTTTCAAGTACCCAACTTGATGAGTTCAGAATTCACGCTACGGTGGAAGACTACCCAAAGAATGTCTACCTTTACTATCGTTTTAACGAAAATGAGGCTTTCAAAATGGTCCCCATGAGCAATGATGGCGAGCATTATGATGGCCAAGCCAACGATAACATCTTTGGTGTTGTGATCAAACCAACCGAAGGTCAAGATCGTATTCAATACTACCTGATGGCCGAAAACGTTAAGACCGTAAGCTTTAGCCCCAGCCACTACAATTTCGAACAATACAAAACCAGCTTACGCGAAGTCAATCAGTAA
- a CDS encoding CotH kinase family protein, with protein sequence MNRILIICGLLGFLSFAAKAQDKLYSLEHIVEVRIKFSEPNWHELLDSLKERGQDERLIADVTVDGKAYPNSGIRYKGNSSYFNVRNAGGKKLPFNIKVNFQEKDARLPGGFETLKLSNVFRDPSFIREVLSYDIARKYVPAPQANYSRVYINDNYLGLYNLSESVDEDFLKEYYGSKNGVFFKCDPSWEQGAPGTCKKGNNASLEFLGRDSVCYYPYYEIKSPSGWGELMSLITVINNKPEELEKIMNINEALWMMAYDNVMVNLDSYIGRLCHNYYLYQDEYATWHPILWDMNLNFGGFRYTGMGAPLSNEAMQDMSLFLHYKENNALRPFVVKLLDVSHYRKMYLAHVKTIVEENFSNGWYKERANEIRALISEDVNKDPNRLYSMELYEKNLNETVQVDNSSIIGITELMDKRAENIMAHPLMQKPPPVFSEVKHQVIGKEAIITASVTEAEEVWLYFRPSTFAPWKRQPMAANENNEWAAQIALSDGVQYYVVAENKYIAALSPARAAREFHEIKAK encoded by the coding sequence ATGAATCGCATACTTATTATTTGTGGCCTTTTGGGCTTTCTGTCTTTTGCCGCAAAGGCCCAAGACAAGCTTTATTCGCTTGAACATATTGTAGAGGTCAGGATCAAATTTTCTGAACCCAACTGGCACGAATTGCTGGACTCCCTCAAAGAGCGAGGACAAGACGAGCGACTGATAGCCGATGTGACGGTGGACGGAAAGGCCTACCCCAATTCAGGGATTCGCTACAAAGGCAACAGTTCTTACTTCAACGTCCGTAACGCTGGTGGAAAGAAATTGCCTTTCAATATTAAAGTCAATTTCCAGGAAAAGGACGCTCGCTTACCTGGAGGCTTCGAAACATTGAAGCTTTCCAATGTTTTTCGGGATCCCAGTTTCATTCGGGAGGTCCTGTCTTATGATATCGCTCGTAAATATGTACCAGCACCACAAGCCAATTATTCCAGGGTTTATATTAATGACAATTACCTGGGGCTCTACAATCTATCGGAATCCGTTGATGAAGATTTTTTAAAAGAATACTACGGCAGTAAGAATGGCGTCTTCTTCAAATGCGACCCAAGCTGGGAGCAAGGTGCTCCCGGTACTTGCAAAAAAGGTAACAATGCAAGTCTGGAATTCCTGGGTAGGGACTCCGTTTGTTACTACCCCTACTACGAAATAAAGTCGCCAAGTGGTTGGGGAGAACTCATGAGCTTGATCACGGTCATCAACAACAAGCCGGAAGAGTTGGAGAAGATCATGAACATCAACGAGGCACTGTGGATGATGGCCTACGATAATGTGATGGTTAATCTTGACAGTTACATTGGCCGTCTGTGCCACAATTACTACCTCTACCAAGACGAATACGCTACCTGGCATCCGATCTTATGGGACATGAACCTGAACTTTGGAGGGTTCCGTTACACGGGTATGGGGGCTCCGCTCAGTAACGAAGCGATGCAAGACATGAGTCTGTTTCTGCATTACAAGGAAAACAACGCATTACGCCCCTTTGTCGTGAAGCTGCTGGATGTCAGCCATTACCGCAAGATGTACCTCGCACACGTAAAGACCATTGTTGAAGAAAACTTCAGCAATGGCTGGTACAAGGAGCGCGCCAACGAAATACGTGCCCTTATTAGTGAAGATGTCAACAAAGATCCCAACCGTCTCTATTCCATGGAGCTTTACGAGAAAAACTTGAATGAAACGGTACAAGTGGACAATTCCAGTATTATCGGGATTACCGAGTTGATGGACAAAAGAGCTGAAAACATCATGGCCCATCCCCTGATGCAAAAGCCCCCACCCGTTTTTAGTGAGGTCAAGCATCAGGTCATTGGCAAAGAGGCAATAATTACGGCATCAGTTACCGAAGCCGAAGAAGTATGGCTCTATTTCCGTCCCTCTACCTTTGCGCCTTGGAAGCGCCAACCGATGGCCGCTAACGAAAACAACGAGTGGGCAGCACAGATTGCACTTAGCGATGGTGTGCAATACTATGTGGTAGCGGAAAACAAGTACATTGCGGCACTTTCTCCGGCTCGCGCTGCCCGAGAGTTCCACGAAATCAAGGCAAAGTAA
- a CDS encoding YheT family hydrolase: MAVLYTNNYPGPPWYQINGHWQTILPALRGPKVAFRRERLELDDGDFLDLDWLQNQGNRSLVILTHGLEGNSRRPYMRSAARFFHARGWDALAWNCRSCSGEMNRLFRFYHHGEIEDIHRVTSYAMQQKDYQEVVLIGYSMGGAMITKYLSVHSPDLPEVIRGGIAFSSPFDLEASVDALELPGNELYKTRFMKQLGEKFRIKDQRFPGKLDMEKLDKIETWKQFDEWFTAPILGVDSAQEFYDLASAKNFLATLERPVLAVSALNDPIITEACLPLEEAKNHPYLSLELTPDGGHVGFSLRRNKHSWMEERAWQEILKWRN, translated from the coding sequence GTGGCTGTTCTTTATACCAATAACTATCCAGGGCCGCCCTGGTACCAGATCAATGGCCATTGGCAAACGATCCTTCCTGCCTTGCGTGGGCCTAAAGTAGCCTTCCGACGGGAAAGGCTAGAGCTTGATGATGGCGATTTTCTTGATCTCGACTGGCTGCAAAATCAGGGCAATCGCTCATTGGTCATCCTCACGCACGGTTTAGAAGGCAATAGCCGACGGCCATACATGCGCTCCGCAGCCCGCTTCTTTCACGCGCGCGGATGGGACGCACTGGCCTGGAATTGTCGCTCGTGCAGTGGCGAGATGAATCGCCTATTTCGTTTCTATCACCACGGAGAAATCGAGGACATTCACCGCGTGACCAGCTACGCCATGCAACAAAAAGATTACCAGGAAGTCGTGCTGATTGGTTACAGCATGGGTGGTGCCATGATCACCAAATACCTGTCTGTACACAGCCCTGATTTGCCGGAAGTGATCCGTGGAGGCATCGCCTTCTCCTCGCCTTTTGACCTGGAAGCCAGTGTAGATGCCCTTGAGCTACCCGGTAATGAGCTTTATAAAACAAGATTTATGAAGCAACTCGGAGAAAAATTCCGCATTAAAGACCAGCGCTTCCCAGGAAAACTGGACATGGAAAAGTTGGATAAAATTGAAACTTGGAAGCAATTCGATGAATGGTTTACCGCTCCGATACTAGGAGTTGACTCCGCTCAAGAATTTTATGACCTTGCTTCTGCGAAAAATTTTCTCGCAACACTAGAGCGCCCTGTCTTAGCGGTTTCGGCCCTCAATGATCCCATCATTACGGAGGCATGCCTGCCCCTGGAAGAAGCCAAAAACCACCCTTACCTAAGCTTGGAACTCACCCCCGACGGTGGGCACGTAGGGTTTAGTCTACGCCGTAACAAGCACAGCTGGATGGAAGAACGTGCCTGGCAAGAGATACTAAAATGGCGGAATTAA
- a CDS encoding Lrp/AsnC family transcriptional regulator: MEVKIDAIDRRILQLLQTDGKLKIKEIAHELQMTNTPVFERIKRLEREGYIKGYTAILDRTKLGFMLTVFCSVNLESHHQAYLDQFEQDVRQLPEVAVCYHIAGMFDYLLKIYVKDMADYQFFITKKLASLANIGRVQSSFVMTEVKEESVLPID; this comes from the coding sequence ATGGAAGTAAAAATAGACGCCATTGATCGCCGTATTCTACAGCTCCTTCAAACCGACGGCAAGCTGAAAATTAAGGAAATTGCTCACGAGCTACAAATGACCAATACGCCGGTTTTTGAACGGATCAAGCGATTAGAACGCGAAGGTTATATCAAGGGGTATACCGCCATCCTGGATCGTACCAAACTGGGGTTTATGCTCACCGTCTTTTGTTCGGTAAATTTAGAAAGCCATCACCAGGCTTATCTCGACCAATTTGAGCAGGATGTGCGCCAGTTGCCCGAAGTAGCGGTTTGTTACCACATTGCCGGAATGTTTGACTACCTGCTGAAGATTTACGTGAAAGATATGGCCGACTATCAGTTTTTTATCACCAAAAAGCTGGCCTCGCTCGCCAATATTGGCCGCGTCCAAAGCTCCTTCGTAATGACGGAAGTGAAAGAAGAATCAGTCCTCCCAATAGACTAG
- a CDS encoding cystathionine gamma-synthase family protein, with amino-acid sequence MKKHHDHQCAPESLMMSHGYEPEWSEGAIKSPIFQTSTFVFQTAEEGKAFFEVAYGLRHQAQEEKLGLIYSRINNPNLEILETRLCLWDQAEDCAVFESGMSAISTVLLEFLKPGDVLLYSNPVYGGTDHFIHHLLPQLGVTAIAFNEEDHYQDIVDRVAATGKGDRLKLVYVETPANPTNALIDIAMCRKVADHFASDENPVHLAVDNTYMGPLWSHPLQLGADLVIYSATKYIGGHSDLIAGAVLGNAATIKRIKVLRTFLGNMSSPNTCWLLLRSLETLKVRMERQQQNAEEIATFLQEHPMVEKVYYLGLLPKGSEAYELYKRQYTSPGAMISFAIKGGEAEAFKFLNELRLFQLAVSLGSTESLAQHPASMTHIGVDPATRQRLGITDKLVRLSIGVENVNDLCWDLGQALDHVATKMAEKEVEEEVV; translated from the coding sequence ATGAAAAAGCACCACGACCACCAATGTGCACCGGAAAGTTTGATGATGTCTCACGGCTACGAGCCGGAATGGTCGGAAGGGGCCATTAAGTCTCCCATTTTCCAAACTTCCACTTTTGTTTTTCAAACAGCAGAGGAAGGGAAGGCTTTTTTTGAAGTCGCTTACGGACTTCGCCACCAGGCACAGGAAGAAAAATTGGGCTTAATCTATAGCCGAATCAACAACCCTAACCTGGAAATTTTAGAAACACGCCTTTGTTTATGGGACCAGGCCGAAGACTGTGCTGTTTTTGAGAGTGGCATGTCTGCGATCAGTACGGTTTTACTGGAGTTTCTGAAGCCGGGTGACGTACTTCTGTACAGCAATCCAGTTTACGGCGGCACCGATCACTTTATCCACCATCTGCTCCCACAGTTAGGGGTCACGGCTATTGCTTTTAATGAAGAAGATCACTACCAGGACATTGTGGACCGGGTAGCAGCCACGGGGAAAGGAGATCGCTTGAAGCTCGTGTACGTAGAAACGCCCGCCAACCCAACGAATGCGTTGATTGACATTGCGATGTGTCGTAAAGTTGCCGACCATTTTGCAAGCGATGAAAATCCCGTGCATTTAGCGGTGGACAACACTTACATGGGGCCCCTTTGGTCGCATCCGCTGCAATTGGGTGCCGACTTGGTCATTTATTCAGCCACCAAATACATTGGCGGGCACAGCGACCTGATTGCCGGTGCGGTGTTGGGAAATGCCGCTACGATCAAGCGCATCAAAGTATTAAGGACTTTCCTCGGCAATATGTCCAGTCCTAATACCTGCTGGTTACTGCTTCGTAGTTTAGAAACCCTCAAGGTTCGGATGGAACGCCAGCAACAGAATGCGGAGGAAATTGCCACTTTTCTACAGGAGCACCCCATGGTAGAGAAGGTTTACTACTTAGGCCTTTTACCCAAAGGCAGTGAAGCCTACGAACTGTATAAGCGGCAATATACCTCGCCCGGCGCGATGATTTCTTTTGCAATCAAAGGAGGTGAAGCAGAAGCGTTTAAGTTTCTCAACGAACTACGCTTGTTCCAGTTGGCCGTGAGCCTGGGCAGCACCGAATCTTTGGCCCAGCACCCGGCGAGCATGACCCACATTGGCGTAGACCCTGCCACCCGCCAACGGCTGGGCATCACCGACAAGCTGGTACGTTTGTCGATAGGCGTAGAAAATGTCAACGACCTATGCTGGGATTTGGGACAGGCTCTGGATCATGTGGCGACGAAAATGGCGGAAAAGGAGGTGGAAGAGGAGGTGGTGTAG